From the unidentified bacterial endosymbiont genome, one window contains:
- the rna gene encoding ribonuclease I — protein MFRKDIVIPSGAMALALFVFAAQADALKATQYGDFDRYVLALSWQTGFCQSMVERNRNEPDECRLQKESNNKTDFLTVHGLWPGLPKSVAARGVDERRWMRFGCATRPIPNMPEAKASRKCSAAETGLSLSGAARLNSVMPGAGGNSCLDRYEYAKHAVCFGFDPDAYFGTMVRMNQEVKRSAVGKLLADNYGKTVSRRDFDSAVAESFGKQSVKAFKLTCHGNPAYLTEMQISLKADTINAPLSATSFAPQPRPGNCGKQFVIDKVGY, from the coding sequence ATGTTCAGGAAGGATATCGTTATTCCATCTGGCGCGATGGCGCTTGCACTCTTTGTATTCGCCGCACAGGCAGACGCTCTTAAGGCTACGCAATATGGCGATTTCGATCGCTACGTGCTGGCCCTCTCCTGGCAGACCGGTTTTTGCCAGAGCATGGTCGAGCGTAACCGCAACGAACCCGACGAGTGTCGTTTGCAAAAAGAGAGTAACAACAAAACGGATTTTCTGACCGTTCACGGGCTATGGCCAGGGCTGCCAAAATCAGTCGCCGCCCGTGGCGTAGATGAACGCCGTTGGATGCGCTTCGGCTGCGCCACGCGGCCAATCCCCAATATGCCGGAAGCGAAAGCCAGCCGTAAATGCTCTGCAGCCGAAACCGGGCTCTCTCTGTCCGGTGCCGCCAGGCTGAACAGCGTTATGCCCGGCGCAGGCGGGAATTCCTGCCTCGATCGCTATGAATATGCCAAACATGCCGTCTGCTTTGGATTTGATCCTGATGCTTACTTCGGCACCATGGTGCGGATGAATCAGGAGGTAAAACGTAGCGCGGTGGGTAAATTGCTGGCGGATAATTACGGTAAAACCGTTAGCCGCCGGGATTTTGACAGCGCGGTTGCCGAAAGCTTTGGCAAACAGAGCGTCAAAGCGTTCAAACTCACCTGCCATGGCAATCCGGCGTATCTGACCGAAATGCAGATTTCACTTAAAGCCGACACCATCAACGCTCCCCTCTCTGCGACATCCTTCGCCCCGCAGCCCCGGCCGGGCAACTGCGGCAAGCAGTTTGTCATCGATAAAGTCGGGTATTGA
- a CDS encoding PTS fructose transporter subunit IIB has translation MAKKLIALCACPMGLAHTFMAAQALEDAALDAGYDVKIETQGADGIQNRLTAEDIASADIIIHAIAITPEDNERFETRDVYEITLQDAIKNAAGTLKEIEEMMAAEQ, from the coding sequence ATGGCTAAGAAACTGATTGCACTGTGCGCATGCCCAATGGGACTGGCGCATACCTTTATGGCCGCTCAGGCGCTGGAAGATGCCGCCCTCGACGCTGGCTATGACGTCAAAATTGAAACCCAGGGCGCAGACGGGATCCAGAATCGCTTAACGGCGGAAGATATCGCCAGCGCAGACATTATCATCCACGCCATTGCCATTACCCCGGAAGACAACGAGCGATTTGAAACACGCGACGTCTACGAAATCACGCTTCAGGACGCCATCAAAAATGCGGCAGGCACCCTGAAAGAGATCGAAGAGATGATGGCTGCAGAACAATAA
- a CDS encoding PTS fructose transporter subunit IIC, giving the protein MAIKKRTAVHPVRHEGDTLAIKPAPTLTGNAFWQALPQHIMSGISRMVPTLIMGGVILAISQLIAYVWLKIPPDTGIMEALNSGKFTGFTLSVLKFGYLTESFGGLLFSFAIPMFSAFVANSIGGKLAFPAGFIGGLVATQPTQVLNFSPEKLTWLATKPVPSTFIGALIIAIAAGYLVKALNSRINLPHYLLAFKSTFLIPILSALFVMLAMYYVITPIGGWLNAGMRALLLAAGQAGSMMYAIGMAAATAIDLGGPINKAAGFVGLGLTTDRVLPITSRAVAIVIPPIGLGLATLIDHRLTGKRLFSPQLYPQGKTAMFLAFMGISEGAIPFLLENPLATLPAYMIGAIAGAMTATALGAVQWFPESAIWAWPLVTNLGAYMLSILVGAVITALLVVTIRHNMHKRGKLTIDTL; this is encoded by the coding sequence ATGGCAATTAAAAAACGCACTGCGGTTCACCCGGTACGTCATGAGGGGGATACGCTCGCAATCAAACCTGCGCCCACCCTAACAGGCAATGCTTTCTGGCAAGCGCTTCCTCAACACATTATGTCGGGTATTTCCCGTATGGTGCCGACGCTCATTATGGGCGGGGTGATCCTCGCTATTTCACAGCTGATCGCCTACGTCTGGCTGAAAATCCCGCCGGATACCGGCATTATGGAGGCGCTGAACTCGGGCAAATTCACCGGGTTTACCCTTTCAGTGTTGAAATTTGGTTATCTGACCGAATCCTTCGGCGGACTGCTGTTCAGCTTCGCGATCCCGATGTTTTCGGCCTTTGTGGCCAACTCCATTGGCGGTAAGCTGGCCTTCCCGGCCGGATTTATTGGCGGACTGGTGGCGACACAGCCCACGCAGGTACTGAATTTCAGTCCGGAAAAACTGACCTGGCTTGCGACAAAACCCGTTCCCTCCACCTTTATTGGCGCGCTGATCATCGCCATCGCCGCAGGCTATCTGGTGAAAGCGTTAAATTCCCGCATTAACCTGCCGCACTATCTGCTGGCCTTTAAAAGCACCTTCCTGATCCCAATCCTTTCCGCCCTGTTCGTGATGCTGGCGATGTACTACGTCATTACCCCGATTGGCGGCTGGTTAAACGCAGGTATGCGTGCCCTGCTGCTCGCGGCGGGCCAGGCCGGTTCGATGATGTATGCCATCGGCATGGCCGCCGCGACGGCGATTGATCTCGGTGGGCCCATCAACAAGGCAGCCGGTTTTGTCGGGCTGGGGTTAACCACCGATCGCGTACTGCCGATTACCTCGCGCGCCGTGGCGATCGTCATTCCACCGATTGGCCTTGGCCTGGCGACGCTTATCGATCACCGCCTGACCGGAAAACGCCTGTTCAGCCCGCAGCTCTATCCGCAGGGTAAAACCGCGATGTTCCTCGCGTTTATGGGGATCAGCGAAGGGGCAATCCCTTTCCTGCTGGAAAACCCACTCGCTACGCTGCCCGCTTACATGATCGGTGCAATTGCCGGGGCGATGACCGCCACCGCGCTGGGTGCCGTCCAGTGGTTCCCGGAATCCGCCATCTGGGCGTGGCCGCTGGTGACCAATCTGGGGGCCTATATGCTCAGCATTCTGGTCGGCGCGGTCATTACCGCGCTGCTGGTGGTAACTATCCGCCACAACATGCATAAGCGCGGAAAACTCACCATCGATACGCTGTAA
- the ypdF gene encoding aminopeptidase, with translation MDLLTTLRHWLAEENLDGVLIASRQNKQSHLGMATGSGYVLVTRAHAHILVDFRYFSDIASRVVGYQMHLLDIATPFAVAVNRIITDEHLATLGFEGEHVSWQTGMQWGDTLKTTLRGISLDALRQIKTVDEIARIRAACGIADSAAQHIRRFIQPGMREREVAAELEWYMKQQGADNPAFDTIVASGHRGALPHGKATDKVIAPGELVTVDFGAQRQGYCSDMTRTFLVAGHPRAPDKHPLYAVYQIVLEAQLAALRAIRPGIPCHQVDNAARRVIENAGYGPHFGHNTGHAIGIEVHENPRFSPTDATLIQPGMLLTVEPGIYLAGQGGVRIEDMVLVTETGAEVLYTMDKSLLLTGER, from the coding sequence ATGGATTTACTGACAACGCTTCGCCACTGGCTGGCAGAGGAAAATCTCGATGGCGTGTTAATCGCCTCGCGTCAGAACAAACAATCCCACCTGGGTATGGCAACCGGGTCGGGGTACGTGCTGGTGACGCGAGCGCACGCCCATATCCTCGTCGATTTCCGCTATTTCAGCGATATCGCCTCACGCGTAGTGGGCTACCAGATGCATCTGCTCGATATCGCCACCCCCTTTGCCGTGGCGGTAAACCGAATTATTACCGATGAACATCTCGCCACTTTGGGGTTTGAAGGCGAGCATGTGAGCTGGCAAACCGGCATGCAGTGGGGTGATACGTTAAAGACGACGCTGCGGGGTATCTCCCTGGATGCGCTCCGGCAGATAAAAACGGTGGACGAAATCGCCCGTATCCGCGCGGCCTGCGGCATTGCCGACAGCGCTGCGCAGCATATCCGGCGCTTTATTCAGCCCGGCATGCGCGAGCGCGAGGTGGCGGCTGAGCTGGAGTGGTACATGAAGCAGCAAGGGGCTGATAACCCCGCTTTCGACACCATCGTTGCCAGCGGGCACCGTGGCGCGCTACCGCACGGCAAAGCTACTGACAAGGTCATCGCCCCAGGAGAGCTTGTTACCGTCGATTTTGGCGCGCAACGTCAGGGATACTGCTCGGATATGACGAGAACATTCCTCGTCGCCGGGCACCCTCGCGCGCCAGATAAACATCCCCTTTATGCGGTCTACCAGATCGTACTGGAAGCGCAGCTTGCCGCCCTCCGGGCTATCCGGCCAGGCATTCCCTGCCATCAGGTGGACAATGCCGCACGCCGGGTCATTGAGAACGCGGGCTACGGCCCACATTTTGGCCACAATACCGGGCATGCCATCGGTATTGAGGTCCATGAAAATCCAAGATTTTCACCCACCGACGCAACGCTTATCCAGCCCGGCATGCTATTAACCGTCGAACCCGGTATTTATCTTGCAGGCCAGGGCGGCGTGAGAATTGAAGATATGGTTCTGGTGACCGAAACGGGTGCTGAAGTGCTCTACACCATGGATAAATCGCTGCTACTGACGGGAGAGCGCTGA
- the ypdE gene encoding aminopeptidase, protein MDKELLRALSEADAIAASEQEVRDIMIAQAHKYHKEVQFDRLGSVLIRVNQSTGPKVMVCAHMDEVGFMVRSISREGAIDVLPIGNVRMMARTLQPVRITTRAGVKIHGLLDGEVKGDTVSNLRVDIGATSAEEVFASGIDAGDRVTFDTPFNPLPHHRVMGKAFDDRLGCYLLVTLLRELHHTPLDCELWLVASSSEEVGLRGGQTTARIMTPDLALVLDTACWSNNFDYGNANHRQIGKGPMLVLYDKTLIASPKLTALIENVARSLGIPLQKDMFSNGGTDGGAIHLTGAGIPTVVLGPPTRHGHCAASIADEKDIDDTHQLLVALAACIDRETVAHLTDFRC, encoded by the coding sequence ATGGACAAAGAATTACTGCGCGCATTGAGCGAGGCTGACGCGATTGCCGCCTCGGAGCAGGAGGTGCGCGACATTATGATCGCGCAGGCGCATAAATACCACAAAGAGGTCCAGTTTGACCGCCTCGGCTCCGTGCTCATCCGCGTTAACCAGAGTACCGGGCCGAAGGTGATGGTTTGCGCGCATATGGATGAGGTTGGCTTTATGGTGCGCAGCATATCCCGTGAGGGCGCGATCGATGTGCTGCCGATTGGCAATGTGCGCATGATGGCACGCACGCTTCAGCCGGTTCGCATCACCACGCGCGCCGGGGTTAAAATCCACGGTCTGCTGGATGGCGAGGTTAAAGGCGACACCGTAAGTAACCTGCGTGTGGACATCGGCGCCACCTCAGCAGAAGAGGTGTTTGCCAGCGGTATAGATGCAGGCGACCGCGTAACCTTTGATACTCCTTTTAATCCTCTGCCCCATCACCGGGTGATGGGCAAAGCCTTTGACGATCGCCTCGGCTGTTATCTGTTGGTGACCCTGCTACGCGAGCTACACCACACGCCGCTCGACTGCGAACTGTGGCTGGTGGCCAGCTCCAGCGAAGAGGTTGGCCTGCGCGGCGGACAAACCACCGCGCGCATCATGACCCCTGACCTTGCGCTGGTGCTTGATACCGCCTGCTGGTCAAACAACTTTGATTACGGCAACGCCAACCACCGCCAGATCGGCAAGGGGCCAATGCTGGTACTGTACGACAAAACGCTCATCGCCTCGCCAAAATTAACGGCGTTAATTGAAAACGTGGCGCGCTCGTTGGGTATCCCCTTACAGAAAGATATGTTCAGCAATGGCGGAACCGACGGCGGCGCTATCCATCTTACCGGCGCGGGTATCCCGACGGTGGTGCTTGGTCCACCGACCCGACACGGGCACTGCGCGGCCTCTATCGCCGACGAAAAAGACATTGATGACACCCATCAACTGCTTGTTGCCCTGGCGGCGTGTATCGATCGTGAGACCGTCGCTCACCTGACGGACTTCAGGTGCTGA